From the Hordeum vulgare subsp. vulgare chromosome 1H, MorexV3_pseudomolecules_assembly, whole genome shotgun sequence genome, the window TTTATGTATTTTGTATAACATAttaccccctccccccccccccccaccacacgcgcacacacacacacataaatatGAAACTTATGAGAAGAAGACGAAGCAAAACGATGAAATGAGAATCCTGATTTCAACATTAGATATTTTAAGTCCACATATCCTACATGCATGACCTTTTGCTCCTTTGAAATGCGCAAATTTAATGCTCCTTTGAAATGCACAAATGTAAAACTccctcgttcctaaatataagggcctctttgattcgcGGGATTCTTAAAATGAAGGAATAGAAAAAATACAGGAATAAGATACCATGTCCTATAGTACCCTATAGGATTTAAAAGAATGTTTGATacgcatgaaaaataaaagaatTCAGAAGAATTGTGGAACAATGCACACTTTACTCGTCAAGAGATTACACATATATATACACCAAGGGTCACCACCGATCCCTACATGCAGGGATATGGAGGAGGTGGTGCCGCAGTCATCCCAAGACTAGGTGTGGTGGTTACAGTGGATAAGTACAAGGAAACGTTATGCACAAGGAACGTAACaactcaaccccccccccccccccccccgcggtccGAACGTCGCTGGAAAGGACATTGAGACTGGTTCGGAAGTCACAAAACACCGATGAAGGTAGTCCCTTGGTGAAGATGTCGGCAAACTGCGAAGTAGTCGGAACGTGCAAGACCTTGGCCTCGCCAAGAGCAACGCGATCACGGACGAAGTGAAGATCAATCTCAATATGCTTCGTCCGTTGATGCTGTACTGGGTTGGAGGAGAGGTATACGGCACTGACGTTGTCGCAGTAGACGATGGTAGCTCGACGTGGGGGGCGATGAAGCTCGGCAAGAAGCTGGCGGAGCCAGCAAGACTCGGCGACACAGTTGGCCACAGCCCGGTATTCGGCCTCGGCACTAGAACGGGAAATCGTCGGCTGGCACTTGGACGACCAGGAAATGAGATTGGAgccgaggaagacacagaacccaGACGTGGATTTGCGAGTGTCGGGGCACCCGGCCCAGTCAGCATCACTGTAAGAGATGAGGTCGTGGGACGAGGAGCGAAAGAGCTGGAGAACGTAGTGAGTAGTGCCGCGAAGATAGCGCAAAACCCGTTTGATCAGCTGATAATGGGAATCAAGTGGAGCGTGCATGAACAAACAGATCTGCTGAACGGCATACGTGAGGTCCGGCCGCGTGAGAGTGAGGTATTGGAGTGCGCCGGCGATACTACGATATTTGGTGGGATCGGAGAAGGGGGTGCCAACCGCACTCGAGAGCTTAGAGCGGGTGTCAATCGGGGTGGAGACGGGATGGCAATTGAGCATGTTGGCACGATCCAAAACCTCGAGGGCGTACTGTTCCTGTGATAAGAACAACCCGGCAGTGTTGCGATGCACGTTGATGCCGAGGAAGTGGTGAATGTCGCCGAGATCGCTCATGGAGAACTCGCGAGCAAGCGAGGATACAAGCGAGTCGAGGAGGGCGGTGTTGTTGGCGGTCAAGATGATGTCGTCGACATACAAAAGGAGATATGCCATGGAGGAATCTCGGCTAAGGATGAAAAGCGAGGTGTCACACTTGGACGAGACAAAGCCAGCGTGTGGAGAAACCGAGTGAAGCGAACAAACCAAGTCCGGGGAGCCTACTTGAGGCCATAGAGGGACTTGTTGAGGCGGAAAACGTGCGTGGGATGAGTGGTGTCGACGAAGCCGGAGGGTTGTTGGCAGTAGACCGTCTCAGCGAGATCGCCGTGGAGGAAGGCAttcttgacatccatttgccggaGTGGCCATTTGTTGACGGTGGCAAGGCTGAGCACGACGCGGATTATAGCGGGCTTGACCACGGGGCTGAAGGTCGCCCCATAGTCAATGCCAGCCTGCTGTGTGAAACCCCGAACCACCCAGCGTGCCTTGTAGCGAGCCAACGAGCCATCGGGACGGAGTTTATGACGGAAGATCCATTTGTCGGTCACCACGTTAACACCTGCAGGACAAGGCACCAAAGACCAAGTGTCATTCTGTATTAGCGCATTATACTCATCCAACATTGCGTCGTGCCAATGGGGATCACGGAGGGCGGCACGGTAGGAAGAGGGAAGGGGCGAAGGGGTGGTGGTAACGGACAGGTCGAAGTGGTGCTTAGGCATGGTAAATCCACGTTTGCCCCGAGTGATCATGGGATGAGGATGGTGGCGGGGAGAGATGGGCACAGCAGCAGGCGGGAGTGGGGCAGGCGGGATAGCAGCAGGCGAGCTGTGCGGGGGAACTGGTAGGATGGTAGGCGCCGGGGAAGACATAGGCCATGGTGGGGTGGTGGACGAGGCCAAGTCGGGCGAGCGAGCAGCGCGGGAAACTGCATGGCGTGCATGGGTGGTGGGGCTCGACGCTGGCGCGGCCGTGGAGGGAGGACGTGGTGAGTGCGCGGGGGAATCCAACATGCGCGTGTCACGAGGCGTAGCAGGGGGGCCGGCAGGCGAGGCGGGGCCCAGTGCACGCATGGGGGGAGGCAGGGCAGGCGATGCATGGGGAGGCAGCGGACGTGCGGGCGGGAAAGGTGCATGGGGTGCATGGGCAGCGGGGCCCAGAGGGCGCGGCGGGCGAGGCGCGATGGGCGGGAGCGACGCGGGTTGGGCAGGTTCCAGAGATCCGGTTGGAGCGGGGGGAACAGGTGGGATATGCGCTGGATTTTCTGTGGCAGGGGACGAGGAGACGTAAGGAAAAGTGTGTTCGTCGAATACGACATGGCGAGAGGTGATAACTTTGCGAGACGAGAGGTCGAAGCAGCGATAGCCCTTTTGTTCGCGGGGGTAGCCAAGGAAGACGCAGCGGGCGGAGCGTGGAGATAGTTTGTGTGGCGCAGTGGCGGAGAGGTTTGGAAAACAAAGGCAGCCAAAAGTGCCCAAGTGGTCGTAAGTGGGATGTTCGCCATAGAGAAGGAAGTGGGGGGTGAAGTGGTGGATGGCACGGGATGGGCGGATGTTGAGGAGGGTGGTGGCGGTATGGAGGGCTTCGACCCAAAATGGCGGAGGAGGTGCGCTTGGAAGAGGAGAGCCCGGACGACATCATTAGTGGTGCGGATATGGCGTTCCGCTTTGCCATTTTGTGGGGAGGTATGGGGGCAGGTAAGACGAAACATGATGCCATGGGAGGAGAAGAAGTCATGGAGCACCGTGGTGAGGAACTCGCCGCCATTGTCGCACTGCAAACAACGAATAGTGACGTGATACTGAGTGAGAACGTAAGCGAAGAAGCGCTGCAAAGTGGCACAAGTATCGGATTTGGCACGAAGAGGGAAAGTCCAAGAGTAATGCGTGTAATCATCCAAAATAACAAGATAGTATTTATAGCCGGAAAAACTAACAATGGGAGAGGTCCACAAGTCACAATGTAAGAGTTGAAACGGTGCGGTGGTGTAGGAAGTAGACGTGGGGAAGGGAAGGCGTGTGTGCTTGCCTAACTGGCAGGCAATACAAAGGGGTGAGGGGGTTTTATTACATTGGGAGGGAACATCAAAGGGAAAATAAACTAGGGTGGAGGAGCTCGGGTGCCCGAGCCTCTTATGCCAAACATCCGACGAAGTAGTGGCGAGGGCCACCGGCGTAGCGCTATCAGGAGTGCCGGAGACGTTGGAGACGCGGTAGAGGTCACCGGAGCTATTGCACCTCAGAAGAACCACCTTAGTGCGAAGATCCTTCACGGAAAAACCAAAAGGGTCAAAATCCACAGAGCATAAATTGTCACGAGTGAATTGGCGCACGGAAATGAGGTTTTGGACAATGTTGGGGGAGAGGAGAATGTGAGTGAGGTAGAAGGGTCGAGAGGAAAGACGGGCGTTACCGACAGCGACGACCGGGAGACAAGCCCCATTACCGACAATAATGTGGCGAGAATGATACGCTAATAGAGGATGAGACTTGATCAGAATACCTGGGTCCCCGGTCACGTGGGAAGAAGCCCATGTGTCCATGATCCACTCGGCATGAGGGGAGAAGGCAGTCCCATAGCTCGGTGCTGCGTGGTACATGGCCGTCGCGTCCCAAGTAGGAGGGGAGCCGGAGTAGGGAACGGGCGGCGCGGTCGACTGGACCACCGGTTAGGCATGCGTCGGGGCGCCGGGACGAGGACCAAGGATGCCGGACGAGTTGGGCGGGATCCACGGCGCACGGGGCGGCGGGAACGGCATCCCGACAGGGGCAAAGTACCCCAGCCAGGGCTGCTGATGGGAGCCGCGCCCGCCACCGGGAGGTGCGTCACCGCGACCGCGGCCACGGCCACGCCCGCGTCCGCCACCAGCACCATGGCCACCGCCGCGGCCGGCGTAGGGAGCGCCGCCGTGGTTTCCGCCGCCGCGCCCACCGCCAGGAGGGTTGCCACGGCCGCGACCACCATCGCCAcgatccccgccgccgccgcacccacCGCCGCGCTCATCATGGATGGCCAGCACGTGCGCGCCCTCAGCGAGCGCGCTTGTCGAGGGTGAGCTCCGCAAGGGCAAGGCGCGAGCTGGCCTGGGCGAAGGAGGGAAGAGGCACGATGGACTGGATGATGGCGGTCTGGAGCTCGAACTTTTTCCTGATGCCATCGAGCATCTGCAGCGTCAAGGTACGATCAGAGACGGGCTCGCGAACGTCGGCGAGGGCGGTGGCGATGTTCTGCAGACGACGACAGTAGTCGTTGACGGATAGATCGCCGCGAACGCACGCCCATAACTCCTGTCCGAGATGCATCGCGAGTTCCGCCTCGTTCGCGAGGAAGTACTCGTGGAGGCGCTTCCAGATGGTGTAGGCGGTGGAGTCGGCCGGGGCGACGACATCGAGGAGAGCCCCGTCCACGTGGCAAAGAACCACAGCACGATCGTGTTGTCGTCGTCGCGCCACTGCGGATTGGAGAGGCGATCGACCGCACCGTCCTGGACATGGTTTTCAGCGTGGTAGCGGGCGAGGATGAGGTTGAGGAAGTTGCGCCACCGGATGAAGTTTGTCCCATCAAGGGACAGCTTGAAATCCACAACATCAGATATGCTGGAAGGGAGGCGGGAGGGTGGTGGAGCAAGGAGGTTCGCAGCCGGGAGGGGCGCAGCCGGGGCAGTGGAGAGGGAGAGGTCACTGGGGAGGGGTGGTGCAGAGTTGAGATCGGGAGAGAGAGTCGCACGGGGGCGATccggagaggcaggggttgttACGTCGGCAGCGGTGCCAGGGGGTGGGGAGTTGGGTTGGGAAGACATGGATCGGTAGCTCTGATTACCAAGAAGAATTGTGGAACAATGCACACTTTACTCATCAAGAGATTACACATATATATACACCAAGGGTCACCACCGATCCCTACATGCAAGGATATGAAGGAGGTGGTGCCGCAGTCATCCCCAAGACTAGGTGTGGTGGTTACAGTGGATAAGTACAAGGAAACGTTATGCACAAGGAACGTAACAACTCAACAAATTCTACAAAGAGGTTTGAGTGGATGAAAAATTTCCTCCAAAATTTTGTACAAATAGATCCTATGAAAAAATTCCTAAGGATGCCAATCCTACGAATCAAACGACCATCAAAGGAAAAATTCCTaagggactaaatcctccaaaaatCATATTCAATTCCTTTGAATCAAAGGAGCCCTTAGGGATTCCACTacagactacatacagatgtatataattCGCTTCTTTTTtcatatgtagtccgtagtgaaatctttaaaaagacgtatttaggaacggaggtagtAAGTTGCAACTTCAACCCTTTTTTTTTCGAGGGAACTGCAACCTATTACACAGAAGAAATTACGGAACACTAGTAGATCAACAAATTAGGCTACTCCAGCAGCGGTATCACAACTTCAATCCATAGCACGCTCTGGGCTTCATCCCAGCTATTGGATGATCTTCCATCTCAAGAAGTACTGAGAGTTGTTTGCAGCAAAATGAGATACCTAAGATCAAAGTTTTGAAATCCCAAGAGTAAAGAGGAGAAGGTTCCCGGACCACTCCCCCCATCGTTTGACATCATTATTGAGAGTAAAGATGAAGATAAAGAAACATGTGGGCTATGTCAGGAGCAAACGCCTCCACACCTCTTCCTGAGAAACACAAGCAGTCAAAGATTCCATTATCATTTCGTAGGACATTTTTGCATTGCATGGCTGGTGCCCTCAATGCAGCATCagttttttttcatgaaaatggaaCTTTCTGAAACAAGTCAAATGAAAGCAACTGTTCACTCAGAAGAAGTACTCATCATACAAAAAAAAACAGGGAAGCAGGGAATAGACAAGATTAAGCAACTACCCGTCAGAATGAACCAATGGAGGAACTAGCAACAGATCAATCATGTGCAATCTTCTTTAACAAAGGAAACTCGTTTGGCCCCGCTATACAGATTGATGAGAATCACTTTTGTCTCATGGCCCGAACAACGCATATTAAGATTTGACACACAACATAATCAATTCATCTATACATCTCGATGCATCTGTGTTGAATGTGCCTGATTATAGAGCTCGCGGAAAATCCAAACTGAAAATGTGTTAGCGTCTACTATGTTTCTTTAACATGATATACAAGGCTTAGTCACCGTGTAACATCAAGTCATCAACCAAAAGCACCTCTGCCAGAAATAAGACTGATTTTACCATGCTGACGATGATGTTGTCTAGCAAATCTATCAAGCAAAGGGTCAATTATGTTACTATCGTAAGGACCAAAGGGCTGATATGATAATTGTAACATAAAGACCAAAGGTAGGTCATCAACATATCTACATATCAACAAATATTGGCTTGACTGTGTTGTTACCATACGGACAAACATAAGGaagtttggtgaaccaaaccatgcCACACCGAACGTAGGGTTGAAACAAACAAAGGGTTGTCAAGCAATATAATCAAGCCAATAGTAATGTGAAATGGTTTGGTTGTCAACATGCCACACCAACCACAGGATAACTTCATATTTTCTATAAAAAAATACATGTAGAAATAACAAAAAGAACTGGACCAAATTATTATGTTCAAATAGCTGACGTTAGTTATCAGACTACCACTGAATATGTGATTAGGTAATTAGCAGCATTTGCAACAGTTTTAAGCCAATCAGTGGGGTGTTCAGTCTCATATGTCCTTCTGTTTATTAATTTCAGATGGAAGTTCATAAATGCACCTAATCCGTACCTGCCTGAAAGAATTTATTGCACTTCAATCCCTCCTAGCGGAACACCTACTCCAATGGATGGCAGTACCACACACTTCACCAGCCATTCAAACCACAAGATAAAATGGTAGTACCACTGACAGTTCAGCATTCATAGTGATCGAGTACAAAAAAAGCAAAAATTTCCATGATTCCTGAGTCTGATTGAAAACCAATCTCCCAACAAATAATCATAACCACTAAAACCATGCGACTATCCATAAAAAGATACATTTGCCCACACAGCCCTAGTATTTTATTAGTAGTAACAGATATGGGTAACATGACTAATCACCACCACCGCTTGCAGATAAATCTACAGAGGTTCGAATACGACACATCACAAACATTCATGAAAATTCACACCCGTCGCAAGTTCCTCTAAGCCTCCATTAGCTCATCAATATACAGTCACAACCTCAAATGCATCCAATCAGTGGTAGAGGAATTATTCTGAACATTACCTTCAAACAAAAGATTCCAAAATGCAGACATTTTCAGGAGCTTGGGTTTCTTGGGACCCTGTCACCGTCCGAGCAGAGGAGGTTACCAGCCGTGGAAGATATCGGAGCACTTGCCCTTGAACCAGCGGAGGCCCCTTCTCAGCGACGACTTCACTTTCCCCTCCACTGAGTAAGCCTTGTAGCTCgccacccgccgccgccgcttcATCTCCGGGTCGctgaagcaccacatgttggcgcttccaccacccccgcctcccccTCCGCTGCCTCCGCTCCCCACGCCACCTTCCCTCCTGCCCGGAGGAGGGGGCAGTGCGAGGCGCGGAGGTGGTGGGAGAGGCGGAGGCGCCGTCGTGTAGATCTCGATCCGCCGGTCGCCTGCGCCGGGGAAGGCGCCGTCTTTCGGCGCGGAGGAGAAGTAGCCGTTGGcttgtggggagacggaggagaagTAACCATTGCCGTGGAAGACGGTGGGGTCCGGGACCGAGGACGGCGGGGGGCGGAGGTCGCGATGGTAGGGGCGGTGGTAGTCGGCCatggagaggagggggggaggaggtggtggcggtggagatgGGGGAGGAAATGGATGCTGGGAAATTTTGGAATAGTCGTTTGGCTTTTGTTTTGATTCGGAAGGACAGTGGGAGAAAGGGAAAGAAGAGGACACACCAAgaattttccttctttttttttagtATATAagaattttccttttccttccgaGAAGAtgtggagttttatttttcttatttcaaTCCCTGGGCAGAAAAAGACGATAAAAAATCACATATATACTGTAGAATTTTGGCTTGGTCATATAAACCTTAGAAGCTCTGACATTTCAACTAGAAGCACTCCTTCAAATACTTGGACAGCTATGGACTTTGACGACCCAACTACATCATACACACATCACATACTAAACGACATGCTTTAtcagtttttttttcttcaaaagggGTGACTTATTAGTTAAAATATTTAATCATTGCACGCTGtctttgcataattgaaatgtacACGATCAAATAATCTCATTTcacacaaataaaaaataaaaaagtaatATACAAAGAATCTTTTGAAGTTTACAAAatgatcaattgaaccatcaatgTCTAGTCCACGCGTGCAATTGAGGACAATGAACTCATAaaaatagcaagcaaaaagttGTAAATAAAGATAAATTATTGATAAAAGATgagatttaaaaaaaatatgaacACGACAGTATGCACGAGGAAAAGGAAATAACAGGGTACACCAAGAATTTGGTTTCCTTACCACATGCAGAATCTTATTTTGCTATATCAATCCCtcggcaaaaataaataaataaaccatGTACTCCCtcggtttctaaatataagtctttttagagatttcactagtggactatatacggatgtatatagacatattttagagtatagattcaatcattttgctccgtacgtagacccttagtgaaatcgcttaaaagacttatatttaagaacggagggagtagaattctAGCTTGGTGATATGCACCTTGAGTGTCCTGGTCTTTCGATGAGAATCACTCATTTGCTTCGACTTTGAAGACCTAACTACATTATACATCAGACAGAGTCGACACGCCTTAGCAGGACGGCAACGTGTAGGGCATGAACGGGTAGAGCAATATCATATCCATACTCGTACCCATGCATATGAAATTTTATCCGTACTCATACCCGATGGGTACCCATACCATTGGATACCCGATCGATAGATCAAATAGTACACAAGTTATTTGCAATTTTACATTCATCGATAGCACATTTGATAAAAAGACATTTATCTCTACTCAATAACTcacactccctccgttcctaaatataagacattttagagattcacAATGAACTACATACGAATTAACGGGTAGGGTACGGGTACCATCCATGGGTATAAAATTGTGTCCATACCTTACCCATGCGGGTACGGTATCCGCGGGCACCTGTATCCATGCGTAAAATTGCCATCCTCTGTCATCAAGCTATTCTTTTAAAGGTTGTCGGCGATAGGTAAACCTAACCACGAAGGTGTAGTCCATGTGTGGAATCAATAAAAGGTAAGAACTCGTCCTTAAATAAAGTAAGAAGTAGATAGTAATCTCAAATTTGGGAATAAATATAAGGTATTAATAGAAGTTAGGGTTCTAAAAAAACATTCACTCACTACGGTTAACACGAAATTGTAGTAATTATCAACTTGCAACCAATGCCCCGTTAGGATTCACTCTGAAGAGGATAGCTGAATATAGCATGTATGTGATACTAGAGGCAACATCTGGTACAAATCCGTGAAGCAATGGAACCAGATTCAAAGAGCTAAGATATATGGAGTTGTTGAAAATTATACCTTTTGCCACCAGTAAGTCATGTATCGATCCAAGAGGCATTTTTCTCAAGACCTTCCTCGTAGAAACCCTAGGTATGACCGCACCATGAAAATGCATTTAATCCCCTAGATAGATTTGGGTAATAAATGTCAACATATATCAATGAACTAATGTATATTACAAGGTCATATCAGGAAAGTTCCTTATGTTGCAACAGAGGCAATGAAGATGACCCCCACAATCTTACATGAAGACATATGTTGGCTAAGCTCAAACATTCTCCATTTTCATTTTAGTGATCCAAGATCATGATGAGTATACTCGCATGCCAATACTACCAAAAGAGGATGAGTACGTTGTGATGAGTCTTTTTCGTAAGTGCTTGTGAAAGGATGAGGAGATTGGCTAGATGGGTAAATGGGAGACTACAAAATTTATGCTTTTaactgcatctagtgccccttagtgattttggtggtttgaagacttataggttaagagactgatatgtttgtgagtgtatacaggctctataagtcgcttagGAGGttgagttatccgatgaataCCGACCTCTAAAAATGTGTGTCTTCGGATGAAGAGTttggtccttccttgaagactttgatcgcgaagagattgcgatgaaattgatattcctcatgaagatattgaagatgaggaattcggtgtgtcttgaagaaaacactctaaagactttgaagcgtgaggatttactctttctgtttcattttctttccacttgaatcacaggaacaccgtactgttaaagggggtcgaggtaaaactacggaatgattttcctcatgatgctcaacccaagcctaaatttaccaaatcctcaaagtgaggaatatgagagacatgaggactttcacagttgaaagttctgaccgttgccgcgccacgcgccacgtcactgatcttatccacccgacggtcatattatttaagggcatttatgtcaaatcatgtcagggtgCTCCAAGAGTATAAATACCCCCCAACCActtgttggttggctgctccgagagaaactgacacttgtcatttagagaaacccaaattccttagagtcttcgagagaaaatcatcaagtgaggaaataccccaaacaccaaacccaaaccaaaaacccaagtgattgagcataactgaagaacttgttcctatgtggaaccgaagcttgttacctttgaggattgtgcatcctccaggcgattaggcgtcatggtctagagcatccaacagtcaattgtggatcgccgggtgaccgagtttgtgagggtttggaagtatccGTTGAAGACTTTactcgagtgttgggcgaggactgtgtgtccttagctcaaggagaatacagtagggaatgtgtgtcctttgctttcaataccaagccgctccgaaccagacgtgcaactgtcacatcagttggaactgggtcatcaacaattgtcttcatcaagctacgggttccttttcttcaactctttcatttcctcaattgtatgttgaagactttcatctgtactgtttgaagaatttgtctgaagactttctctcaatttcctcaacctcaaattcttcacttgagttaatcttcacctgcttactctgtacttgtgaactgtgcaaaccgaatctatgaaatctcatcgagtactttggTGTAGACGTTTTTGGACACCTGATCATGTACTATTtttgctgcactcagttcataactgaggactttcctcacaaggaatttcctcagtgatgaaattctaaaatctcctattcaccccctctagtcgatataacgcactttcaattggtatcagagaaaggtacttccttgttctgtgtgattttggtttaaccacctgaagttttagttatgttgatcgcaagtatgatcaaggttactgctggATGTCctgccttcgaaggaaaggactttccctactggaagacaaaGATGCAAATGcttcttcaagctatt encodes:
- the LOC123440839 gene encoding formin-like protein 18, which translates into the protein MADYHRPYHRDLRPPPSSVPDPTVFHGNGYFSSVSPQANGYFSSAPKDGAFPGAGDRRIEIYTTAPPPLPPPPRLALPPPPGRREGGVGSGGSGGGGGGGGSANMWCFSDPEMKRRRRVASYKAYSVEGKVKSSLRRGLRWFKGKCSDIFHGW